From Nocardioides sp. HDW12B, the proteins below share one genomic window:
- a CDS encoding phosphoglycerate kinase, which translates to MTTIDDLGDLRGRTVLVRSDLNVPLDDDRITDDGRIRASLPTLRRLTDAGARVAVVAHLGRPKGAPDPAYSLRPVAARLGELLGTDVAFADDTVGDSARATVAALGDGQVAVLENVRFNAGETSKDEGERQAFARDLAALADVFVSDGFGVVHRKQASVYDVARLLPHAMGGLVQTEIEVLRRLTEDPERPYVVVLGGSKVSDKLGVIDNLLGKADRLLIGGGMVFTFLVAQGHAVGKSLLEQDQVEVCREYLRRAEESGVQILLPTDVVVAPEFAADAPATVVPADAIPDDQLGLDIGPDSQRAFAAALADARTVFWNGPMGVFEFPAFAEGTRAVAQALTELDGLSVVGGGDSAAAVRTLGFDEAAFGHISTGGGASLEYLEGKDLPGIDVLDDPVDSVDRDH; encoded by the coding sequence ATGACCACGATCGACGACCTCGGGGACCTCCGGGGCCGCACCGTCCTGGTGCGCTCGGACCTCAACGTGCCGCTGGACGACGACCGCATCACCGACGACGGACGCATCCGCGCCAGCCTGCCCACGCTGCGCCGGCTCACCGACGCGGGGGCGCGGGTCGCCGTGGTCGCCCACCTCGGCCGTCCGAAGGGGGCGCCCGACCCGGCGTACTCCCTGCGGCCGGTCGCGGCCCGTCTCGGCGAGCTGCTGGGCACCGACGTCGCCTTCGCCGACGACACGGTGGGCGACAGCGCCCGCGCCACGGTGGCGGCGCTCGGGGACGGCCAGGTGGCGGTGCTCGAGAACGTCCGCTTCAACGCGGGCGAGACCAGCAAGGACGAAGGCGAGCGCCAGGCGTTCGCCCGCGACCTCGCTGCCCTCGCCGACGTCTTCGTCTCCGACGGCTTCGGCGTCGTGCACCGCAAGCAGGCCAGCGTGTACGACGTGGCCCGGTTGCTGCCGCACGCGATGGGCGGCCTGGTGCAGACCGAGATCGAGGTGCTGCGCCGGCTCACCGAGGACCCGGAGCGTCCCTACGTCGTCGTGCTCGGCGGGTCCAAGGTCTCCGACAAGCTCGGCGTCATCGACAACCTGCTCGGCAAGGCCGACCGGCTCCTCATCGGCGGCGGGATGGTCTTCACGTTCCTGGTCGCCCAGGGCCACGCGGTGGGCAAGAGCCTGCTCGAGCAGGACCAGGTCGAGGTGTGCCGCGAGTACCTCCGCCGCGCGGAGGAGTCGGGCGTGCAGATCCTGCTGCCGACCGACGTCGTGGTGGCCCCGGAGTTCGCCGCCGACGCACCGGCGACGGTCGTGCCCGCCGACGCCATCCCCGACGACCAGCTCGGGCTGGACATCGGCCCCGATTCCCAGCGTGCGTTCGCGGCTGCCCTGGCCGACGCCCGCACGGTCTTCTGGAACGGGCCCATGGGCGTCTTCGAGTTCCCCGCCTTCGCCGAGGGCACCCGGGCCGTGGCCCAGGCGCTCACCGAGCTCGACGGGCTGTCGGTCGTCGGGGGAGGGGACTCCGCCGCCGCCGTGCGCACGCTCGGCTTCGACGAGGCCGCCTTCGGCCACATCTCGACCGGGGGCGGTGCCAGCCTGGAGTACCTCGAGGGCAAGGACCTCCCCGGCATCGACGTCCTGGACGACCCGGTCGACTCCGTCGACCGCGACCACTGA
- a CDS encoding glucose-6-phosphate dehydrogenase assembly protein OpcA — protein MSTQSGRRGTVLEDTNASEIASAIVKARRNAGSPAMGMVMTMIVVVDQEDADAALDAARDAAREHPSRLLGLVTGSGRGSSRITAEIRTGSGTAGEQALITLEGPVTKHPDSVLLPLLLPDSPVVVWWPCGSPADPAADPVGQLGTRRITDAARAPTARARAMLDQCRSYAPGNTDLAWTRITPWRAFLAAALDQTDGRVSAVSVTSERVSPSADLLAAWLGDRLRVTATRRQSDGPGITEVVLTTSDGDVRLARDDGRHAVLSVPGQPDRPVALVRREIPALLTEELRRLDPDDVYARTVKRLTRMSAGRKGGAAQAAKKPAAKRPAAKKSTKKTATKKTATKKTATKKTATKKTATKKTATKKTATKKTAAKKSAS, from the coding sequence ATGAGCACGCAGTCGGGCCGACGCGGCACCGTCCTGGAGGACACCAACGCCAGCGAGATCGCCTCGGCCATCGTCAAGGCCCGGCGCAACGCCGGCAGCCCCGCCATGGGCATGGTGATGACGATGATCGTGGTGGTCGACCAGGAGGACGCCGACGCCGCCCTCGACGCTGCGCGCGACGCCGCCCGGGAGCACCCCTCGCGCCTGCTGGGCCTCGTGACCGGATCGGGCCGCGGCTCCTCGCGGATCACGGCCGAGATCCGCACCGGCAGCGGCACCGCCGGCGAGCAGGCCCTGATCACGCTCGAGGGACCGGTCACCAAGCACCCCGACTCGGTGCTGCTGCCGCTGCTGCTGCCCGACTCCCCCGTGGTGGTCTGGTGGCCCTGCGGCTCCCCCGCCGACCCGGCCGCCGACCCGGTCGGGCAGCTCGGGACGCGCCGCATCACCGACGCCGCCCGGGCCCCGACGGCGCGCGCCCGGGCGATGCTCGACCAGTGCCGCTCCTACGCACCCGGCAACACCGACCTCGCCTGGACCCGCATCACGCCGTGGCGGGCCTTCCTCGCGGCGGCGCTCGACCAGACCGACGGCCGGGTGAGCGCGGTGAGCGTGACCTCCGAGCGGGTCAGCCCGAGCGCCGACCTGCTGGCCGCCTGGCTCGGCGACCGGCTGCGCGTGACCGCCACGCGCCGGCAGTCCGACGGTCCCGGCATCACCGAGGTGGTGCTCACCACCAGCGACGGCGACGTGCGGCTCGCCCGGGACGACGGCCGGCACGCGGTGCTCTCGGTGCCGGGGCAGCCCGACCGTCCGGTGGCGCTCGTCCGTCGTGAGATCCCCGCGCTTCTGACCGAGGAGCTGCGCCGGCTCGACCCCGACGACGTCTACGCCCGGACCGTCAAGCGGCTCACCCGGATGAGCGCGGGCCGCAAGGGTGGCGCCGCCCAGGCTGCGAAGAAGCCCGCGGCGAAGAGGCCCGCGGCGAAGAAGTCGACCAAGAAGACCGCGACCAAGAAGACCGCGACCAAGAAGACCGCGACCAAGAAGACCGCGACCAAGAAGACCGCGACCAAGAAGACCGCGACCAAGAAGACCGCGACCAAGAAGACCGCGGCGAAGAAGTCCGCGTCCTGA
- the pgl gene encoding 6-phosphogluconolactonase yields the protein MSASSDQLVVRSSSEEVAETVAVRLLDHLAELSALGEDPHVVLTGGSLSRRLHTRLADLSAEREDIDWARVSLWWGDERYVASDDDERNAGQALQDGLRRLPLNRDRVHPMAASDEGHASPEDAAAAYVEDLRIARGHVPEGHAWFHVLLLGIGPDGHCASLFPGRPEVHEQAVALAVHDSPKPPPVRISLGLSTLQRADQVWFVAAGDEKADAVARSVGGGDVSETPAAGPRGLRRTLWFLDETAAGQLER from the coding sequence GTGTCAGCCTCTTCCGACCAGCTCGTGGTGCGGTCCAGCTCGGAGGAGGTGGCCGAGACGGTGGCGGTCCGCCTGCTCGACCACCTGGCCGAGCTCTCGGCCCTCGGCGAGGACCCCCATGTCGTGCTGACCGGAGGGTCGCTGTCCCGACGGCTTCACACCCGCCTGGCCGACCTGTCGGCCGAGCGGGAGGACATCGACTGGGCCCGGGTGTCGCTGTGGTGGGGCGACGAGCGCTACGTCGCGTCCGACGACGACGAGCGCAACGCCGGGCAGGCGCTGCAGGACGGGCTGCGCAGGCTGCCGCTGAACCGCGACCGCGTGCACCCCATGGCGGCGTCCGACGAGGGCCACGCGAGCCCGGAGGACGCTGCCGCGGCGTACGTCGAGGACCTGCGGATCGCGCGCGGTCACGTGCCCGAGGGACACGCCTGGTTCCACGTGCTGCTGCTGGGGATCGGTCCGGACGGCCACTGCGCGTCGCTGTTCCCCGGACGCCCCGAGGTGCACGAGCAGGCCGTGGCGCTGGCCGTCCACGACTCGCCCAAGCCGCCGCCCGTGCGCATCAGTCTCGGCCTGTCGACCCTGCAGCGTGCCGACCAGGTCTGGTTCGTGGCCGCCGGCGACGAGAAGGCCGACGCGGTGGCGCGGTCGGTCGGCGGTGGGGACGTGTCGGAGACTCCGGCGGCCGGACCACGGGGGCTGCGCCGCACGTTGTGGTTCCTCGACGAGACCGCTGCCGGTCAGCTGGAGCGCTGA
- a CDS encoding glucose-6-phosphate isomerase — protein MSTQVTVQTSGEAQRAVAAHVPTLVEEKFASRLFSRDHTLWGPEAEDEASKRLAWVGLPEASRPLLSVFRPIVDACREEGLTRVVLCGMGGSSLAPEVICATEGVDLVVLDSSHPDQVRTALAGDLGTTVVVVSSKSGSTVETDSQRRAFEHAFVEAGLEPSDHVVIVTDPGSPLQEQSDQAGLRVVAADPDVGGRYSALTAFGLVPSALAGVDVGALLSDAANASALLSVDAEGNPGLVLGAAMAGLEQARRDKLVLVDEGSGIDGLPAWAEQLIAESTGKQGTGVLPVVVDGPEAPEVQGPAGDVTVAHLVADASAASLPDDGAHLAVSGTLGGQLMLWEVATAVAGRLLGINPFDQPDVESAKTAARSMLDDPPSSEQSGSSEAVEVTTLGGDWYDGSGSLDDAVSALLAQLDPEHGYVAVMAYLDRWAHAALEEQVRAPLARRAGRPVTFGWGPRFLHSTGQFHKGGPATGVYVQITDTPADDLAVPGRDFGFGTLIAAQAAGDATVLADHGRPVLRLHLHDLDTGLAAVRAALTGTQD, from the coding sequence ATGAGCACGCAGGTGACGGTCCAGACGTCGGGTGAGGCCCAGCGGGCCGTCGCCGCGCACGTGCCCACCCTCGTCGAGGAGAAGTTCGCCAGCCGGCTCTTCTCCCGCGACCACACGCTGTGGGGTCCCGAGGCCGAGGACGAGGCGTCCAAGCGCCTGGCGTGGGTGGGGCTCCCCGAGGCGTCCCGCCCCCTGCTGTCGGTCTTCCGGCCGATCGTGGACGCCTGCCGCGAGGAGGGACTGACCCGCGTCGTGCTGTGCGGCATGGGCGGATCCTCGCTGGCCCCCGAGGTCATCTGCGCCACGGAGGGCGTCGACCTGGTGGTGCTGGACTCCAGCCACCCCGACCAGGTCCGCACCGCGCTCGCCGGCGACCTCGGCACCACCGTCGTCGTCGTCTCCTCGAAGTCCGGCTCCACGGTCGAGACCGACTCGCAGCGGCGCGCCTTCGAGCACGCCTTCGTCGAGGCCGGGCTCGAGCCCTCCGACCACGTCGTGATCGTGACCGACCCCGGCTCGCCCCTGCAGGAGCAGAGCGACCAGGCCGGGCTGCGCGTGGTCGCGGCCGACCCCGACGTGGGCGGCCGCTACTCGGCGCTCACGGCCTTCGGCCTGGTGCCCAGCGCCCTGGCGGGCGTCGACGTGGGCGCGCTGCTCTCGGACGCCGCGAACGCCTCCGCGCTGCTGTCGGTCGACGCCGAGGGCAACCCGGGGCTCGTCCTGGGTGCGGCGATGGCCGGCCTGGAGCAGGCACGGCGCGACAAGCTCGTCCTCGTCGACGAGGGCTCGGGCATCGACGGGCTCCCGGCCTGGGCCGAGCAGCTCATCGCCGAGAGCACCGGCAAGCAGGGCACGGGCGTGCTGCCCGTCGTCGTCGATGGCCCCGAGGCGCCGGAGGTGCAGGGGCCGGCCGGGGACGTGACCGTGGCCCACCTCGTCGCGGACGCCTCTGCGGCATCGCTCCCTGACGACGGTGCCCACCTGGCCGTGAGCGGCACCCTCGGTGGCCAGCTGATGCTCTGGGAGGTCGCCACCGCCGTCGCGGGTCGTCTCCTCGGCATCAACCCCTTCGACCAGCCCGACGTCGAGAGCGCCAAGACCGCCGCCCGCAGCATGCTCGACGACCCGCCGAGCTCGGAGCAGTCCGGGTCGTCCGAGGCGGTGGAGGTCACCACCCTCGGCGGCGACTGGTACGACGGCTCCGGCTCGCTCGACGACGCCGTCAGCGCCCTGCTGGCCCAGCTCGACCCCGAGCACGGCTATGTGGCCGTGATGGCCTACCTGGACCGCTGGGCGCACGCCGCGCTCGAGGAGCAGGTACGCGCTCCCCTGGCCCGCCGGGCCGGGCGCCCGGTCACCTTCGGCTGGGGTCCGCGGTTCCTGCACTCGACCGGGCAGTTCCACAAGGGCGGTCCGGCCACCGGCGTCTACGTGCAGATCACCGACACCCCGGCCGACGACCTCGCGGTCCCGGGCCGCGACTTCGGCTTCGGCACCCTGATCGCCGCCCAGGCGGCCGGTGACGCCACGGTCCTGGCCGACCACGGCCGCCCGGTCCTCCGCCTGCACCTGCACGACCTCGACACCGGCCTGGCCGCCGTACGCGCGGCGCTGACCGGCACGCAGGACTGA
- a CDS encoding RNA polymerase-binding protein RbpA: protein MAGGASAIRGSRVGAGPMGEAERGESAPRQRVVYYCAHRHTSEVFFAVEVTAPESWDCPRCGLPANQDSENPPPPPKIEPYKTHLAYVKERRSDTEAADILDEALKTLRDRRKRGEIGF, encoded by the coding sequence GTGGCAGGTGGTGCAAGCGCCATCCGCGGCAGCCGAGTCGGCGCCGGTCCGATGGGAGAGGCCGAGCGCGGGGAGTCCGCTCCTCGCCAGCGAGTCGTCTACTACTGTGCCCACCGGCACACGTCCGAGGTCTTCTTCGCCGTCGAGGTGACAGCGCCCGAGTCGTGGGACTGCCCGCGCTGCGGCCTGCCGGCCAACCAGGACTCGGAGAACCCTCCGCCGCCGCCGAAGATCGAGCCGTACAAGACGCACCTCGCCTACGTGAAGGAGCGTCGCAGCGACACCGAGGCGGCCGACATCCTCGACGAGGCGCTCAAGACGCTCCGAGACCGCCGCAAGCGCGGCGAGATCGGTTTCTGA
- the tal gene encoding transaldolase → MTSDAGTDRLEKLSSAGVSIWLDDLSRERIESGNLAELVKDKHVVGVTTNPTIFAAAVADGERYDDQVAGLTRGGATVEDVILELTTDDVRNACDELTDVSHATGGKDGRVSIEVAPTLAFDTEGTIESAQQLWRKVDRQNLLIKIPATDEGLPAITQTLGEGISVNVTLIFGLERYEAVMDAYLAGLEQAHRNGWDLAQLHSVASFFVSRVDSEVDKRLEEIGTDEALALRGKAAVANARLAFEKYEEVFSGDRFAALAEHGALPQRPLWASTGVKNPDYDDTMYVADLVTSGVVNTMPEKTMDAFADHGVVTGDTVRGTYDDARRVFEALAEQGIGYDEVITALEKEGVDKFVASWHELTETVEKQMESSKS, encoded by the coding sequence ATGACATCCGACGCAGGCACCGACCGGCTCGAGAAGCTCTCGTCCGCCGGGGTGAGCATCTGGCTCGACGACCTGTCGCGCGAGCGCATCGAGTCGGGCAACCTGGCCGAGCTGGTCAAGGACAAGCACGTCGTCGGCGTGACGACGAACCCCACCATCTTCGCGGCGGCGGTCGCCGACGGCGAGCGGTACGACGACCAGGTCGCCGGCCTGACCCGCGGCGGGGCGACGGTCGAGGACGTCATCCTCGAGCTCACCACCGACGACGTGCGCAACGCCTGCGACGAGCTGACCGACGTCTCGCACGCCACCGGCGGCAAGGACGGCCGGGTATCGATCGAGGTCGCCCCGACGCTGGCCTTCGACACCGAGGGCACCATCGAGTCGGCCCAGCAGCTGTGGCGCAAGGTCGACCGGCAGAACCTCCTCATCAAGATCCCCGCGACCGACGAGGGCCTGCCCGCGATCACCCAGACCCTGGGTGAGGGCATCAGCGTCAACGTGACGCTGATCTTCGGCCTGGAGCGCTACGAGGCCGTCATGGACGCCTACCTCGCCGGGCTCGAGCAGGCGCACCGCAACGGCTGGGACCTCGCCCAGCTGCACTCGGTCGCCTCGTTCTTCGTCTCCCGCGTCGACAGCGAGGTCGACAAGCGCCTCGAGGAGATCGGCACCGACGAGGCCCTCGCGCTGCGCGGCAAGGCCGCGGTGGCCAACGCCCGCCTCGCGTTCGAGAAGTACGAGGAGGTCTTCTCGGGCGACCGGTTCGCCGCGCTCGCCGAGCACGGCGCGCTCCCCCAGCGTCCGCTGTGGGCCTCCACCGGGGTCAAGAACCCCGACTACGACGACACGATGTACGTCGCCGACCTCGTCACCTCCGGCGTGGTCAACACCATGCCGGAGAAGACCATGGACGCGTTCGCCGACCACGGCGTCGTCACCGGCGACACCGTGCGTGGCACGTACGACGACGCCCGCCGGGTCTTCGAGGCGCTCGCCGAGCAGGGCATCGGCTACGACGAGGTCATCACCGCCCTCGAGAAGGAGGGCGTCGACAAGTTCGTCGCCTCCTGGCACGAGCTCACCGAGACCGTCGAGAAGCAGATGGAGTCGTCGAAGTCATGA
- the zwf gene encoding glucose-6-phosphate dehydrogenase: MSPSRARTNPLRDPQDRRLPKVAGPCGMVIFGVTGDLARKKLMPAIYDLANRGLLPPGFSLVGFARRDWADQDFAKVVHDSVREHARTEFREEVWHQLAEGFRFVPGEFDDDQAFAQLKQTIEDLDRVRGTGGNHAFYLSIPPRYFGDVVGQLQEHGLTEDRPDTWRRVVVEKPFGSDLATAQKLNETLSGVFSPESVFRIDHYLGKETVQNILAMRFANMLFEPIWNSNYVDHVQITMAEDIGIGGRAGYYDGIGAARDVIQNHLIQLMALTAMEEPTSFDARSLHLEKQKVLDSVVLPRRLDLTTARGQYAAGWAGGVQVGGYLDEPDIAATSTTETYAAIRLGVDNRRWSGVPFYLRTGKRLGRRVTEVAVSFKRAPHLPFSQAAVEDLSHNALVIRVQPDEGVTLRFGSKVPGTQMEIRDVNMDFAYGGSFTEASPEAYERLILDVLLGEPPLFPRHEEVEQSWRILDPIIDYWADHGRPEQYPSGTWGPASADAMLAREGRAWRRP, from the coding sequence GTGAGCCCGTCCCGCGCGCGGACCAACCCCCTGCGGGACCCGCAGGACCGCCGCCTGCCCAAGGTGGCCGGCCCCTGCGGCATGGTCATCTTCGGCGTCACCGGCGACCTCGCCCGCAAGAAGCTGATGCCGGCGATCTACGACCTCGCCAACCGGGGGCTGCTGCCGCCGGGCTTCTCGCTCGTCGGCTTCGCGCGGCGGGACTGGGCCGACCAGGACTTCGCGAAGGTCGTGCACGACTCGGTGCGCGAGCACGCGCGCACCGAGTTCCGCGAGGAGGTCTGGCACCAGCTCGCCGAGGGCTTCCGCTTCGTGCCCGGCGAGTTCGACGACGACCAGGCCTTCGCCCAGCTGAAGCAGACCATCGAGGACCTCGACCGGGTGCGCGGCACGGGCGGCAACCACGCGTTCTACCTGTCGATCCCGCCGCGCTACTTCGGCGACGTGGTCGGTCAGCTGCAGGAGCACGGCCTCACCGAGGACCGGCCCGACACCTGGCGCCGCGTGGTGGTCGAGAAGCCCTTCGGGTCCGACCTGGCGACCGCGCAGAAGCTCAACGAGACCCTCAGCGGCGTCTTCTCCCCCGAGTCGGTCTTCCGCATCGACCACTACCTCGGCAAGGAGACGGTGCAGAACATCCTCGCGATGCGCTTCGCCAACATGCTCTTCGAGCCGATCTGGAACAGCAACTACGTCGACCACGTGCAGATCACCATGGCCGAGGACATCGGCATCGGCGGTCGCGCGGGCTACTACGACGGCATCGGCGCCGCCCGCGACGTCATCCAGAACCACCTCATCCAGCTGATGGCCCTGACCGCGATGGAGGAGCCCACCTCCTTCGACGCCCGCAGCCTGCACCTGGAGAAGCAGAAGGTGCTCGACTCGGTCGTGCTGCCGCGGCGCCTCGACCTGACCACCGCCCGCGGCCAGTACGCCGCCGGCTGGGCGGGTGGCGTCCAGGTCGGCGGCTACCTCGACGAGCCCGACATCGCGGCCACCTCGACGACCGAGACGTACGCCGCCATCCGCCTCGGCGTCGACAACCGCCGCTGGTCCGGCGTGCCGTTCTACCTGCGCACCGGCAAGCGGCTCGGACGCCGCGTCACGGAGGTGGCCGTGTCGTTCAAGCGCGCTCCCCACCTGCCCTTCTCGCAGGCGGCGGTCGAGGACCTCAGCCACAACGCGCTCGTGATCCGGGTGCAGCCCGACGAGGGCGTCACGCTGCGTTTCGGCTCCAAGGTGCCCGGCACCCAGATGGAGATCCGCGACGTCAACATGGACTTCGCCTACGGCGGCAGCTTCACCGAGGCCTCCCCGGAGGCCTACGAGCGCCTGATCCTCGACGTGCTGCTGGGCGAGCCACCGCTCTTCCCCCGGCACGAGGAGGTCGAGCAGTCCTGGCGCATCCTCGACCCGATCATCGACTACTGGGCCGACCACGGCCGGCCCGAGCAGTACCCCAGCGGCACGTGGGGCCCGGCCTCGGCCGACGCCATGCTCGCCCGCGAGGGACGCGCCTGGAGGCGACCATGA
- the tpiA gene encoding triose-phosphate isomerase, which translates to MSRTPLMAGNWKMNLTHSEAVVLVQKLAAVLADKKHDHAKAEVVVIPPFTDLRSVQTCVDGDKLAIRYGAQDVSAHEKGAYTGEISAGMLAKLGVSYVLAGHSERREYHAEGDDLVNAKAKATIAAGMTPLVCVGEGLEVRKEGRQVEHTLAQVDGSLAGLDAAQVGALVVAYEPVWAIGTGEVATPDDAQEVCAAIRGRVREVWGDQAADAVRVLYGGSVKAANVAGIMDKADVDGCLVGGASLDADEFGGIARFYDMPKL; encoded by the coding sequence ATGTCCCGCACCCCCTTGATGGCCGGCAACTGGAAGATGAACCTCACGCACTCCGAGGCGGTGGTGCTGGTCCAGAAGCTGGCCGCGGTCCTGGCCGACAAGAAGCACGACCACGCCAAGGCCGAGGTCGTCGTCATCCCGCCGTTCACCGACCTGCGCAGCGTGCAGACCTGCGTCGACGGCGACAAGCTCGCGATCAGGTACGGCGCCCAGGACGTCTCCGCGCACGAGAAGGGCGCCTACACCGGCGAGATCTCGGCCGGGATGCTCGCCAAGCTCGGCGTGTCCTACGTCCTGGCCGGTCACTCCGAGCGCCGTGAGTACCACGCCGAGGGCGACGACCTCGTCAACGCCAAGGCCAAGGCCACGATCGCCGCCGGCATGACCCCGCTGGTCTGCGTCGGGGAGGGCCTGGAGGTCCGCAAGGAGGGCCGCCAGGTCGAGCACACCCTCGCCCAGGTCGACGGCTCGCTCGCCGGTCTCGACGCCGCGCAGGTGGGCGCGCTGGTCGTCGCCTACGAGCCGGTCTGGGCCATCGGCACCGGCGAGGTGGCGACGCCCGACGACGCCCAGGAGGTGTGCGCGGCCATCCGCGGTCGCGTCCGCGAGGTGTGGGGCGACCAGGCGGCGGACGCCGTGCGCGTGCTCTACGGCGGCTCCGTGAAGGCCGCCAACGTCGCGGGGATCATGGACAAGGCCGACGTCGACGGCTGCCTCGTCGGAGGGGCGAGCCTCGACGCCGACGAGTTCGGCGGCATCGCGCGTTTCTACGACATGCCGAAGCTCTGA
- the secG gene encoding preprotein translocase subunit SecG: MIIALTVVLVLTSLLLILLILLHKGRGGGLSDMFGGGMSSGLGGSSVAERNLDRITVGAGFIWFASVIALGLLLKANNS; this comes from the coding sequence GTGATCATCGCACTCACCGTCGTGCTCGTCCTGACGAGCCTGTTGCTGATTCTCCTCATCCTGCTCCACAAGGGCAGGGGCGGAGGTCTCTCGGACATGTTCGGAGGCGGCATGTCCAGTGGCCTCGGTGGGTCCTCGGTTGCCGAACGCAACCTGGACCGCATCACCGTGGGAGCCGGATTCATCTGGTTCGCCAGCGTGATCGCCCTGGGACTGCTGCTGAAGGCCAACAACTCCTAG